A genomic segment from Desulfonatronum lacustre DSM 10312 encodes:
- a CDS encoding hemerythrin domain-containing protein produces the protein MNAFFQMLKKDHVEVKGILGQLKQTKESAPKKREELFKKLREELVPHMKAEESAFYPPLLEKKEAREDAMEGIEEHHVSELVLKELEKMPKDDDKWGAKVAVFKELVEHHIKEEEGTLFKIAEKALDPDEFKTISKKFEQDKEKIKKNL, from the coding sequence GTGAATGCTTTTTTTCAGATGCTCAAGAAAGACCATGTGGAAGTAAAGGGAATTTTAGGTCAGCTTAAACAAACCAAAGAAAGTGCACCGAAGAAGCGTGAGGAGTTGTTCAAAAAGCTCAGGGAAGAGCTGGTGCCTCATATGAAAGCCGAAGAAAGTGCTTTCTATCCGCCTCTGTTGGAGAAGAAAGAGGCCCGCGAAGATGCCATGGAGGGAATAGAAGAGCACCATGTGAGTGAACTTGTTTTGAAAGAACTGGAAAAAATGCCGAAGGATGATGATAAATGGGGAGCCAAGGTGGCTGTGTTTAAGGAGCTCGTGGAGCACCATATCAAGGAAGAGGAAGGTACGCTGTTTAAAATAGCGGAAAAAGCATTGGACCCGGACGAATTTAAAACAATCTCGAAAAAATTTGAACAGGACAAGGAGAAAATCAAAAAGAACTTGTAA